One window from the genome of Pantoea cypripedii encodes:
- a CDS encoding ABC transporter ATP-binding protein, with the protein MNPIIRVQLVSQRFATAQGDFLALDNVSFDIHPGETLSLIGHSGCGKSTLLNLIAGLTTPSSGVLLCDNREITGPGPERAVVFQNHSLLPWLTAYQNVELAVQQVFKGRMNRSEMAEWIEHNLGRVQMSHAMHKRPGEISGGMKQRVGIARALAMKPRVLLLDEPFGALDALTRAHLQDSVMRIQQELNTTIVLITHDVDEAVLLSDRVLMMTNGPAAQVGEILAIDLPRPRSRVALADEPRYHQLRQQILHFLYEKQTAVA; encoded by the coding sequence ATGAATCCGATCATTCGTGTGCAGCTGGTGAGCCAGCGTTTCGCCACCGCCCAGGGGGATTTCCTCGCCCTCGACAACGTCAGCTTTGACATTCATCCGGGGGAAACCCTCAGCCTGATTGGGCACTCCGGCTGCGGCAAATCGACGCTGCTTAACCTGATTGCCGGACTGACCACGCCGAGCAGCGGCGTGCTGCTGTGTGACAACCGCGAAATCACGGGCCCTGGCCCGGAGCGTGCGGTGGTGTTTCAGAACCATTCGCTGCTGCCGTGGCTGACGGCGTATCAAAACGTCGAGCTGGCTGTGCAGCAGGTGTTTAAAGGCAGGATGAACCGCAGCGAGATGGCGGAATGGATTGAGCACAATCTCGGCAGGGTGCAGATGAGTCATGCCATGCATAAACGTCCGGGGGAAATTTCGGGTGGTATGAAACAACGCGTTGGCATTGCCCGTGCGCTGGCAATGAAACCGCGCGTGTTGTTGCTGGATGAACCCTTCGGTGCGCTGGATGCACTGACCCGAGCCCATTTGCAGGACAGCGTGATGCGCATTCAGCAGGAACTCAACACCACCATCGTGCTGATTACTCACGACGTAGACGAAGCGGTGCTGCTCTCGGACCGGGTGCTGATGATGACCAATGGACCGGCCGCGCAGGTCGGCGAGATTCTGGCAATTGATTTGCCGCGTCCACGCTCCCGGGTGGCGCTGGCCGATGAGCCGCGTTATCACCAGCTGCGCCAGCAAATCCTGCATTTCCTGTACGAAAAGCAGACGGCAGTCGCGTAA
- the ntrB gene encoding nitrate ABC transporter permease, which yields MKSDVRTLKSPVSAAAPTAQVITLKVTRASGVRQPWLRPLLQRLIPAGCGILLLLLVWQIAALSSKGFPTPYATWQAALTLFADPFYNNGPNDQGIGWNVLASLQRVAVGFGLAALVGIPAGFLLGRFTFVSRMFNPIIALLRPVSPLAWLPIGLLLFQRAEPASSWTIFICSIWPMVINTAEGVQRIPQDYLNVARVLQLSEWTVMRRILFPAVLPAVLTGVRLSIGIAWLVIVAAEMLTGGLGIGFWIWNEWNNLNVENILIAIVIIGVVGLLLEQMLMLLARRFSWDK from the coding sequence ATGAAATCTGACGTGCGCACCCTGAAATCTCCGGTCAGCGCCGCCGCTCCGACGGCACAGGTGATCACCCTCAAGGTCACCAGAGCATCCGGTGTACGCCAGCCCTGGCTGAGGCCACTGCTGCAACGGCTGATCCCGGCAGGTTGCGGCATCCTGTTGTTGCTGCTGGTGTGGCAAATCGCCGCGTTATCCAGCAAAGGCTTCCCCACGCCTTACGCCACCTGGCAGGCGGCGCTGACCCTGTTTGCCGACCCTTTCTATAACAACGGTCCAAATGACCAGGGGATTGGCTGGAACGTGCTGGCGTCGTTGCAACGTGTGGCGGTGGGCTTTGGCCTGGCTGCCCTGGTGGGGATTCCGGCGGGTTTTCTGCTCGGTCGCTTCACCTTTGTCTCCCGCATGTTCAACCCGATCATCGCGCTGCTGCGTCCGGTCAGCCCGCTCGCCTGGCTGCCAATCGGCCTGCTGCTGTTTCAGCGTGCTGAACCGGCCTCCAGCTGGACCATTTTTATCTGCTCCATCTGGCCGATGGTGATCAACACCGCCGAAGGGGTGCAACGCATCCCGCAGGATTACCTCAACGTGGCGCGGGTGCTGCAACTGTCTGAATGGACGGTGATGCGCCGCATCCTGTTTCCGGCGGTGTTGCCCGCCGTGTTGACCGGGGTACGCCTGTCCATCGGTATCGCCTGGCTGGTGATCGTCGCCGCCGAGATGCTCACCGGAGGCCTGGGGATTGGGTTCTGGATCTGGAACGAGTGGAACAACCTCAATGTGGAAAACATCCTGATTGCCATTGTGATCATCGGCGTGGTCGGGCTGTTGCTCGAACAAATGCTGATGCTGCTGGCGCGTCGTTTTAGCTGGGACAAATAA
- a CDS encoding CmpA/NrtA family ABC transporter substrate-binding protein translates to MSKTRFSISRRHFLLSSAVVGSSYLLPGLRNAVWAAGSDAPEKSTVRVGFIPLTDCAPVVMAAVKGFDKKYGLSLQPSKEASWAAVRDKLTSGELDAAHALYGMIYGLQLGVAGPQHDMANLMTLNNNGQAITLANQLKDQKVTDAASLKTLIAGSAKGTYTFAHTFPTSTHAMWLYYWLANAGIDPIEDVRTVVVPPPQMVMNMKIGNMSGFCVGEPWNQRAISDNIGFTAATTQQIWPDHPEKILATRSQWVTENPNTARALTAAVLEAARWIDASDDNRRETAQTLAGRAWINTKPEILEGRMLGHYENGLGQQWQDAHAMRFFHDGEVSFPWLSDGMWFLTQLKRWGMLKSDPDYLAVAQKINRIDIYKQAAAAVGNVTLPTGVMRSSTLMDGKVWDGSNPAAYAASFAIHH, encoded by the coding sequence ATGAGCAAAACGCGGTTTTCGATTTCCCGTCGTCATTTTTTGCTGAGCAGTGCGGTGGTGGGCAGTAGCTATCTGCTGCCTGGATTACGCAACGCCGTCTGGGCAGCAGGCAGTGATGCACCGGAGAAAAGTACGGTGCGGGTGGGGTTTATCCCGTTGACGGACTGCGCGCCGGTGGTGATGGCAGCGGTGAAAGGCTTCGATAAAAAATACGGTCTCAGCCTGCAACCCAGTAAAGAAGCCAGCTGGGCGGCCGTGCGCGACAAACTGACTTCCGGTGAGCTGGATGCGGCCCATGCGTTATACGGCATGATTTATGGCCTGCAACTGGGGGTGGCCGGTCCGCAACACGATATGGCCAACCTGATGACGCTGAACAACAATGGCCAGGCGATCACGTTAGCGAATCAACTGAAAGATCAGAAGGTGACCGATGCCGCCAGCCTGAAAACCCTGATCGCGGGCAGCGCCAAAGGCACTTACACCTTTGCTCACACCTTTCCCACCAGTACCCACGCCATGTGGCTGTATTACTGGCTGGCGAATGCCGGGATCGATCCCATTGAGGATGTGCGTACCGTGGTGGTGCCACCGCCACAAATGGTGATGAACATGAAGATCGGCAATATGAGCGGCTTCTGCGTGGGCGAACCCTGGAACCAGCGTGCCATCAGCGACAACATCGGTTTCACCGCCGCGACGACGCAGCAAATCTGGCCGGATCACCCGGAAAAAATCCTCGCCACGCGATCGCAGTGGGTCACGGAAAACCCCAACACCGCTCGGGCGCTCACGGCTGCGGTACTGGAAGCCGCCCGCTGGATTGATGCGTCCGATGACAACCGACGTGAAACCGCACAAACCCTGGCGGGACGCGCCTGGATCAATACCAAACCGGAAATCCTGGAAGGCCGCATGCTGGGTCATTACGAAAACGGCCTGGGCCAGCAGTGGCAGGACGCGCATGCGATGCGGTTCTTCCACGACGGTGAAGTCAGCTTCCCATGGCTTTCTGATGGCATGTGGTTCCTGACGCAGCTGAAACGCTGGGGAATGCTGAAAAGCGATCCGGATTACCTCGCTGTGGCGCAAAAAATCAACCGTATCGACATCTATAAACAGGCTGCGGCTGCGGTGGGTAACGTCACGCTGCCCACTGGCGTCATGCGCAGCAGCACCCTGATGGACGGCAAAGTGTGGGACGGCAGCAATCCTGCCGCTTACGCCGCCAGTTTCGCTATTCACCATTAA
- a CDS encoding nitrate regulatory protein yields MTQAVDYLQASRASEIASLQRLLHTGELITAISELIHLLQRERGVSNIWLCSAGRLFGDELEARALDVRRGQQQMLAVLPPADAQPGYSRFCLLIAAGLQALEGLPALRLQVQSQQLAHAQAMDAFNHIIRTLLNLVFEAADTASEPDISRALIALFSFMQGKELAGQERATGSAGFAAGHFTDQQRQRLQALIEAQEQSFATFSQFADAGNLQRWRAMADAGSDIERLRRIACTGAHCGENGVLHWFRLLTARLDDMKQVEDGLSATLMRCCRRAIAASEQHDSHTPALADEAGFTLYVAGANWLAGQDVTLDSNGLAPQLGRSVLSLIREQAQRLQMQADELASMRASLDERKIIDQAKGWLMQQHGYSEQDAWQTLRKSAMNQNKRILEIAQAILAVAATLKA; encoded by the coding sequence ATGACTCAGGCTGTGGATTATTTGCAGGCCAGCCGGGCGAGCGAGATTGCCAGCCTGCAACGGTTGCTGCATACCGGTGAATTGATCACTGCAATCAGTGAGTTAATTCATCTGTTGCAACGTGAGAGGGGCGTCAGCAACATCTGGTTATGCTCCGCAGGGCGTTTATTTGGTGATGAGCTGGAAGCCCGCGCGTTGGATGTGCGGCGCGGTCAACAGCAAATGCTCGCCGTGCTGCCACCCGCAGATGCGCAACCCGGTTATAGCCGTTTCTGCCTGCTTATCGCGGCGGGTTTACAGGCGCTGGAGGGGTTGCCCGCACTACGGTTGCAGGTACAGAGCCAGCAGTTGGCGCATGCGCAGGCCATGGATGCGTTCAACCACATTATCCGCACCTTACTCAATCTGGTGTTTGAAGCGGCGGATACCGCCAGCGAACCGGATATTTCTCGTGCGTTGATCGCGCTGTTCAGTTTTATGCAGGGAAAAGAGCTGGCCGGGCAGGAACGCGCCACCGGTTCAGCGGGTTTTGCCGCCGGGCATTTTACCGACCAGCAGCGGCAGCGGTTGCAGGCGCTGATTGAAGCACAGGAGCAAAGCTTCGCCACCTTCAGCCAGTTCGCCGATGCGGGCAATCTGCAACGCTGGCGCGCGATGGCTGATGCGGGCAGCGACATTGAGCGTTTGCGGCGTATCGCCTGCACCGGCGCGCATTGTGGCGAGAATGGCGTACTGCACTGGTTCCGGCTGCTCACCGCGCGACTGGATGACATGAAACAGGTGGAAGATGGCCTGAGCGCCACGTTAATGCGTTGCTGCCGACGAGCCATCGCCGCCAGCGAGCAGCACGATAGCCACACACCCGCGCTGGCCGATGAAGCGGGGTTCACCTTATATGTGGCGGGAGCCAATTGGCTGGCCGGCCAGGATGTCACGCTGGATAGCAATGGTCTGGCTCCACAGTTGGGTCGTTCGGTGCTGTCGCTCATCCGTGAGCAGGCGCAGCGTTTACAAATGCAGGCCGATGAACTGGCCAGCATGCGTGCCTCGCTGGATGAGCGTAAAATCATCGATCAGGCTAAGGGCTGGTTGATGCAACAGCATGGCTACAGTGAACAGGACGCGTGGCAGACGCTGCGCAAAAGTGCCATGAACCAGAACAAACGCATCCTTGAAATCGCCCAGGCGATCCTCGCGGTGGCCGCCACGTTAAAGGCATAA
- a CDS encoding SH3 domain-containing protein → MVNKSLVLTLLAVLTLASCKAPPPPVTDDTLVTSEVNGVKLVHRHAVAAPGEFTPVNESFRALYGASIMTTPDYSGKVVRYLETGKTFEVLGRVEHSWLAIADEAQGQLIGYVPPKAGVESSRYDATVRSDRPRPRRSKQVCVDVGGASKACRTNDTATWILD, encoded by the coding sequence ATGGTGAATAAGAGTCTTGTGCTAACACTGCTGGCGGTGCTCACTCTGGCGAGTTGTAAAGCGCCACCGCCGCCAGTCACAGATGACACCCTGGTAACCAGCGAAGTCAATGGGGTTAAACTGGTTCATCGTCATGCGGTGGCAGCACCTGGCGAGTTCACGCCAGTCAACGAGAGCTTTCGTGCCTTATATGGCGCGTCCATCATGACCACACCCGACTATAGCGGCAAAGTGGTGCGTTATCTGGAAACCGGTAAAACCTTTGAAGTTTTAGGCCGGGTTGAGCACAGCTGGCTGGCGATTGCGGATGAAGCGCAGGGTCAGTTAATTGGCTACGTGCCGCCAAAAGCGGGCGTCGAGAGCAGCCGTTATGATGCCACCGTGCGCAGTGACCGTCCCCGTCCCCGCCGCAGCAAACAGGTCTGTGTAGACGTGGGGGGTGCCAGCAAGGCATGCCGCACCAACGATACCGCGACCTGGATCTTAGACTGA
- the icmH gene encoding type IVB secretion system protein IcmH/DotU: MTQDAPARDANVAGNDNLLLTAAAPILNAVVQIRQAATHDDPAGLRQLLIDEVRQFEHRCKQAGLPFEMIIGARYCLCSLLDEAAAQTPWGTRGVWSGNGMLVTFHNESWGGDKVFQLLSRISQSPEQHLWLLEVIHYCLLLGYEGRYRGSENGPAQCEIIRKRLAHLIAETRPDNAAAMTRLVEVHPLVSSLSRPMVPLWACVTLATMVACLIYSGLNWRLGNAAEPLLRAIYQTPLPQITPGRRPTSPQALLDLHQRLNDVIAAGQLEVSDGAFGSKVIIPADKLFAADGTVVNQVGRALLAHVASAMKSVKGTVLVSVYTDDGAVDGRFVSSYEFSFARARAVAQLLNPQLAEGHNVKAEGRGDSNPLLPNDSNENRARNRRVEITLFAAPETLSNHQGGQ; the protein is encoded by the coding sequence ATGACTCAGGACGCTCCTGCACGTGATGCGAACGTCGCGGGCAATGATAACCTTTTATTGACTGCCGCAGCCCCAATCCTCAATGCCGTCGTTCAGATTCGGCAGGCTGCTACGCATGACGATCCCGCCGGTTTGCGTCAGTTACTTATCGATGAAGTCCGTCAGTTCGAACACCGCTGTAAACAAGCCGGTTTGCCGTTTGAGATGATCATTGGCGCGCGCTATTGCCTGTGCAGCCTGTTGGATGAAGCCGCCGCGCAAACTCCATGGGGCACCCGTGGCGTCTGGTCCGGTAACGGGATGCTGGTCACTTTCCATAATGAAAGCTGGGGCGGCGACAAGGTCTTTCAACTGTTGTCGCGCATTTCGCAAAGCCCGGAACAACATCTGTGGTTGCTGGAAGTGATTCATTATTGTCTGCTGCTGGGCTACGAAGGTCGCTATCGCGGCAGTGAAAATGGTCCGGCGCAATGCGAAATCATTCGTAAGCGTCTGGCACATTTGATTGCCGAAACCCGTCCGGATAACGCTGCCGCGATGACACGCCTGGTGGAAGTTCATCCGCTGGTGAGCAGTTTATCCCGTCCGATGGTGCCGCTGTGGGCCTGTGTCACGCTGGCTACCATGGTCGCCTGCCTCATCTACAGCGGCCTGAACTGGCGTCTGGGCAATGCCGCAGAACCTCTGTTACGTGCCATCTACCAAACTCCGCTACCGCAGATTACGCCGGGACGCCGCCCCACATCCCCTCAGGCGCTGCTTGACCTGCATCAGCGTCTTAATGATGTGATCGCGGCCGGGCAGTTAGAAGTCAGTGATGGTGCATTTGGTAGCAAGGTGATCATCCCAGCCGATAAGCTGTTTGCCGCAGATGGCACAGTCGTCAATCAGGTGGGACGCGCTCTGCTGGCACACGTCGCCAGTGCGATGAAATCAGTAAAGGGCACGGTGCTGGTCTCGGTGTATACCGATGACGGTGCGGTGGATGGACGCTTCGTCTCCAGCTATGAATTCTCCTTTGCGCGCGCGCGAGCCGTGGCGCAGTTGCTCAATCCGCAGCTGGCTGAAGGGCACAACGTGAAAGCCGAAGGACGTGGCGACAGTAATCCTCTGCTGCCCAACGACAGCAATGAAAACCGCGCCCGCAACCGCCGGGTGGAAATCACCCTGTTCGCGGCACCGGAAACCCTCAGCAATCACCAGGGAGGCCAGTGA